The proteins below are encoded in one region of Holophagaceae bacterium:
- a CDS encoding DUF2911 domain-containing protein produces MMHKAAYYSLAVACAWPLPAQAPPIFPQLSPSASVSQTIGTTTVEVQYHRPAVRGRQIFGSLVPYGQVWRTGANAATTIRFGDPVQVNGQKVAAGTYALFSIPYQDRWTVILNKRARQQGAWEYDPREDVLRLDVKPKAVPHTEWLTYEIYPASSATAYVDLYWEKLRVSLIVEVDVDEIVTAKMRKAMRERPNDWKLMSDAALYCVDQEIHMGEALGWIERSIKLNEQPANLAVKARLLHLHGDKAQAVKLTEKALAMARSRKQGAAVTGPLEQQLQQWKQ; encoded by the coding sequence ATGATGCATAAAGCTGCATATTATTCCCTGGCGGTTGCTTGCGCATGGCCGCTCCCGGCCCAGGCGCCTCCGATCTTCCCCCAGCTGAGCCCTTCAGCCAGCGTCTCACAGACCATCGGCACCACCACGGTGGAAGTCCAATACCACCGGCCCGCGGTGAGGGGGCGGCAGATTTTCGGCAGCCTCGTGCCCTACGGGCAGGTCTGGCGCACCGGCGCCAATGCAGCCACCACCATCCGCTTCGGCGACCCGGTGCAGGTCAACGGGCAGAAGGTGGCGGCCGGCACCTACGCGCTTTTCTCCATCCCCTATCAGGACCGCTGGACGGTGATCCTGAACAAACGCGCCCGCCAGCAGGGAGCCTGGGAATACGACCCCCGCGAGGATGTGCTGCGCCTGGACGTGAAACCCAAAGCGGTGCCCCACACGGAGTGGCTGACCTACGAGATCTACCCCGCCAGCAGCGCCACGGCGTACGTGGATCTCTACTGGGAAAAGCTCCGCGTGAGCCTGATCGTCGAGGTGGATGTGGATGAGATCGTCACCGCGAAGATGCGCAAGGCCATGCGGGAACGGCCCAATGATTGGAAGCTCATGAGCGATGCGGCGCTGTACTGCGTCGACCAGGAGATCCACATGGGCGAGGCGCTGGGCTGGATCGAACGCTCCATCAAGCTGAACGAGCAGCCCGCCAACCTGGCGGTGAAGGCGCGCCTGCTCCATCTCCATGGCGACAAGGCCCAGGCCGTGAAACTCACGGAAAAAGCCCTGGCCATGGCCAGATCCAGAAAGCAGGGCGCCGCAGTGACCGGCCCGCTGGAGCAGCAGCTCCAGCAGTGGAAGCAATAG
- a CDS encoding DUF2911 domain-containing protein encodes MRLPISLLLAPAMLSAQAPAPAAQPAAKPAEPVRLTPLRTSPATTLSQDIGISSVKLTFNRPAVKGRVIWGGLVPFGQVWRAGANAATTITFSDPCKVAGKEVPAGTYALFAIPGPGRWTLVLSRKAQQWGSYSYDAKDDLLRFEVGVESVPYEEWLDFRIRLTGESSARIELSWEAVRVGFPVAFDTRAIYWKHLESKLAAAPDTDWVPWHQAADYCQRHEIRADLASAWIDKSLKAGTSFWNQETKARILRWQGQLPEAAAWLEKAIQTARALPPGKQPPKEWFADKERELAEWKSGVKGA; translated from the coding sequence ATGCGCCTTCCCATCTCCCTCCTCCTTGCCCCGGCCATGCTCTCGGCCCAGGCCCCGGCCCCAGCCGCCCAACCCGCGGCGAAGCCCGCCGAACCGGTGCGCCTCACGCCCCTCCGAACCAGCCCCGCAACCACCCTGTCGCAGGACATCGGCATCAGTTCCGTGAAGCTGACCTTCAACCGGCCCGCGGTGAAGGGCCGGGTCATCTGGGGCGGCCTGGTGCCCTTCGGCCAGGTCTGGCGGGCTGGCGCCAACGCGGCGACGACCATCACCTTCAGCGACCCCTGCAAGGTGGCCGGCAAGGAGGTCCCGGCAGGCACCTACGCCTTGTTCGCCATCCCCGGACCTGGCCGCTGGACTCTGGTCCTGAGCCGCAAGGCCCAGCAGTGGGGCTCCTATTCCTACGACGCGAAGGATGACCTCCTGCGGTTCGAGGTGGGCGTGGAGAGCGTTCCCTATGAAGAATGGCTGGACTTCCGGATCCGGCTCACCGGGGAATCCAGCGCCCGGATCGAGCTGTCCTGGGAAGCGGTGAGGGTGGGCTTCCCGGTGGCCTTCGACACCAGGGCGATCTACTGGAAGCACCTGGAATCCAAGCTGGCCGCCGCGCCGGACACCGACTGGGTGCCCTGGCACCAGGCGGCGGACTATTGCCAGAGGCATGAGATCCGGGCCGACCTCGCCAGCGCCTGGATCGACAAGAGCCTCAAGGCCGGAACGAGTTTCTGGAACCAGGAGACCAAGGCCCGGATCCTGCGGTGGCAGGGCCAGCTCCCCGAGGCGGCCGCGTGGCTGGAGAAGGCCATCCAGACCGCCCGGGCGCTGCCCCCCGGCAAGCAGCCACCCAAGGAATGGTTCGCGGACAAAGAGCGGGAACTCGCCGAATGGAAATCCGGAGTCAAAGGCGCATGA
- a CDS encoding D-2-hydroxyacid dehydrogenase yields the protein MGNPGRKLAVIHHRFAEWVPTLKEAEPRLDIRGAHPRDWASIDPAWLAEAEALFCWQLPAGLAAGMPRLAWVQNSGAGMDHLVAHPELPVQIPISRADGHFGFWMARYVCGHLLSEAQRLEGCARAQAEVHWNPKLIPEDLGGKSALVLGFGRIGRQIGRALRELGMDVTGLVRNAREDGEFPLRTPDGLPELLPAARCLVLAAPSTPETRGLVDARFLSHGNSNLTLINVGRGDLVREEDLLAALDSGNLGRAVLDVFLEEPLPSSSPLWRHPKVTVTPHHSGPSTPKDLIPDILDSLHRFAEGRPVLNVVDRGRGY from the coding sequence ATGGGCAATCCTGGGCGCAAGCTCGCAGTCATCCACCATCGTTTTGCGGAATGGGTTCCGACATTGAAGGAGGCCGAGCCCCGCCTCGACATCCGGGGCGCCCATCCACGGGACTGGGCCTCCATCGACCCGGCCTGGCTGGCGGAAGCCGAAGCGCTTTTTTGCTGGCAGCTTCCGGCCGGCCTGGCCGCCGGGATGCCCAGGCTCGCCTGGGTGCAGAACAGCGGCGCGGGGATGGACCACCTGGTAGCCCACCCCGAACTGCCCGTTCAGATTCCCATCTCCCGGGCTGACGGCCACTTCGGGTTCTGGATGGCGCGCTACGTCTGCGGGCACCTGCTCAGCGAGGCGCAGCGGCTGGAGGGATGCGCCCGCGCGCAGGCGGAGGTCCACTGGAATCCCAAGCTCATCCCCGAGGACCTCGGCGGCAAGAGCGCGCTGGTGCTGGGTTTCGGCCGCATCGGGAGACAGATCGGCCGGGCCCTGCGAGAGCTGGGAATGGATGTCACCGGCCTGGTGCGGAACGCCCGGGAGGATGGCGAATTCCCGTTGCGGACCCCGGATGGATTGCCGGAACTGCTGCCCGCGGCCCGCTGCCTGGTGCTCGCGGCCCCTTCCACCCCCGAGACCCGCGGCCTGGTGGATGCGCGCTTCCTGAGCCACGGGAATTCCAACCTGACCCTCATCAACGTCGGCCGCGGCGATCTGGTGAGGGAGGAAGACCTGCTCGCAGCCCTCGATTCAGGCAACCTGGGCCGGGCGGTGTTGGATGTGTTCCTGGAAGAACCCCTGCCCTCCAGCTCTCCCTTGTGGCGCCACCCGAAGGTCACCGTCACCCCCCACCACAGCGGTCCCTCCACGCCGAAGGATCTGATCCCGGACATTCTCGACAGCCTGCACCGCTTCGCCGAGGGCCGGCCCGTCCTGAACGTGGTGGACCGCGGGCGGGGGTACTGA
- the lipA gene encoding lipoyl synthase, with the protein MARPPVLPGKRPDWLKIRIPAPEVVDEVAALMRGKQLVTVCEEARCPNLHECWGVHRTATFMLMGDICTRHCGFCSVGKGKPGGLDPEEPQRVAEAVASLNLVFAVVTSVNRDDLPDGGAAHIADTIRWIHSLNKGCGVEVLIPDFRGDGQALDAVLAARPEVLNHNVETVPHLYKRVRPDADYEQSMTVLRRAASRRDSSHPGLRTKSGIMVGLGETPGQVLELMKDWRAASVDIATLGQYLPPTRSHLPLHRYVDPEEFDMYRRKGLEMGFQRVESGPLVRSSYHARESLEPASA; encoded by the coding sequence ATGGCCCGCCCCCCTGTCCTCCCCGGCAAGCGCCCCGATTGGTTGAAGATCCGCATCCCGGCCCCCGAAGTCGTGGACGAGGTCGCCGCCCTGATGCGCGGAAAGCAGCTTGTCACCGTCTGCGAGGAGGCCCGGTGCCCCAATCTGCACGAATGCTGGGGGGTGCATCGCACGGCCACCTTCATGCTGATGGGAGACATCTGCACGCGGCATTGCGGATTTTGCAGCGTGGGCAAAGGCAAGCCCGGTGGTCTGGACCCCGAGGAACCCCAGCGGGTGGCCGAAGCCGTGGCCTCGCTCAACCTTGTGTTCGCGGTGGTGACATCGGTGAACCGCGATGATCTGCCGGATGGGGGCGCAGCGCACATCGCGGATACCATTCGCTGGATTCATTCTTTGAACAAGGGTTGCGGCGTGGAAGTCCTGATCCCCGATTTCCGCGGCGACGGCCAGGCGCTGGATGCCGTGTTGGCGGCCCGCCCTGAAGTGCTCAACCACAACGTGGAAACGGTGCCTCATCTCTACAAACGCGTGCGTCCAGACGCGGACTACGAGCAATCCATGACGGTCCTGCGCCGGGCGGCTTCGCGCCGGGACTCATCGCATCCCGGCCTGCGCACCAAGAGCGGCATCATGGTGGGCCTTGGCGAGACCCCCGGACAGGTGCTGGAGCTGATGAAGGATTGGCGCGCCGCCAGCGTGGACATCGCCACCCTGGGCCAGTATTTGCCGCCGACCCGGTCGCACCTGCCGCTCCACCGCTATGTGGACCCTGAGGAATTCGACATGTACCGCCGGAAGGGCCTGGAAATGGGCTTCCAGCGTGTGGAAAGCGGCCCGCTGGTGCGGAGCAGCTACCACGCGAGGGAAAGCCTAGAGCCTGCCTCGGCCTAA
- a CDS encoding nucleotide-binding protein, whose protein sequence is MRPFPALLLALAALAGCQRNNPPTAAQAEAAKAAAAPAMAPAPANNLTGKLLERIDASPYSYLKIQSAKGEVWAAVPETKLAKGAEVTVFNPMQMDNFESKTLKRKFDVVFFGTLEAPAASANPAMQHAAAAKGPDGVPDVKVDKATGPDARTVAEIHAQKTELKEKPVSVRGKVVKFTSQVMSKNWIHLRDGSGNAGKGDNDLTITTQGTAKVGDVVLVKGIVRVNKDFGSGYTYAVIVEDAKLSN, encoded by the coding sequence ATGCGCCCATTTCCAGCTCTTCTCCTCGCCCTTGCGGCGCTAGCGGGATGCCAAAGAAACAATCCGCCGACCGCGGCCCAGGCTGAGGCAGCCAAAGCTGCCGCCGCCCCGGCCATGGCCCCGGCCCCGGCCAACAACCTGACGGGCAAGCTCCTCGAACGGATCGATGCTTCGCCTTACAGCTACCTCAAAATCCAGAGCGCCAAAGGTGAAGTCTGGGCGGCGGTGCCGGAGACCAAGCTCGCGAAGGGCGCTGAGGTCACCGTCTTCAATCCCATGCAGATGGACAACTTCGAATCGAAGACGCTGAAGCGGAAATTCGATGTGGTGTTCTTCGGCACCCTGGAGGCTCCTGCGGCCTCTGCCAATCCAGCCATGCAGCACGCTGCGGCGGCCAAGGGGCCCGACGGCGTTCCGGATGTGAAGGTGGACAAGGCAACGGGCCCGGATGCGCGGACCGTCGCCGAGATCCATGCTCAAAAAACGGAGTTGAAGGAAAAGCCGGTGTCCGTCCGCGGCAAGGTCGTGAAGTTCACCTCCCAGGTCATGAGCAAGAACTGGATCCATCTCCGCGATGGAAGCGGCAATGCCGGCAAAGGCGACAATGACCTCACCATCACCACCCAGGGCACGGCCAAAGTCGGCGATGTGGTCCTGGTGAAGGGCATCGTGAGGGTCAACAAGGATTTCGGATCGGGATACACCTACGCCGTGATCGTCGAGGACGCCAAGCTCAGCAACTAG
- a CDS encoding segregation/condensation protein A: MPLRYNRPMPELPAPEPLLEPLQAPAAPSRIFEPPKGFETKFRDLPLHLSAFEGPLDLLLHLIREQKLDIVNLPMADVTRQYMDYLLLMEELNIEIASEFVAMAAQLLQIKSRLMLPRAPQGLGEPDPREDLIQRLLDYQQVKEAARELSARESAWQSVVYTKGLDIQEHARTEEEPIRATLFDLLSAYRDALKRLLPPPPVEFRTPPKSIEQRIQEVLAQLADHGWKPFAGLLADALTREELVLTFLALLELVRTGRINLVQVEAFGEIRVQAA; encoded by the coding sequence ATGCCGCTGCGCTACAATCGTCCCATGCCTGAACTGCCTGCCCCTGAGCCCCTGCTTGAGCCCCTGCAAGCCCCGGCTGCCCCCTCGCGGATCTTTGAACCCCCGAAAGGTTTCGAGACCAAATTCAGGGATCTGCCCCTGCACTTGTCGGCCTTCGAGGGCCCCCTGGACCTGCTGCTGCACCTGATCCGGGAGCAGAAGCTGGACATCGTGAATCTACCCATGGCGGACGTCACGCGGCAATACATGGACTACCTCCTGCTCATGGAGGAATTGAACATCGAGATCGCTTCGGAATTTGTGGCCATGGCGGCCCAGTTGCTCCAGATCAAGTCGAGGCTGATGCTGCCCCGCGCTCCCCAGGGATTGGGGGAACCGGATCCCCGCGAGGACCTCATCCAAAGGCTGCTGGATTATCAACAGGTCAAGGAAGCCGCAAGGGAACTCTCCGCCCGGGAATCCGCCTGGCAGTCCGTGGTCTACACCAAAGGGCTGGATATCCAGGAGCATGCCCGCACCGAGGAGGAGCCGATCCGCGCGACGCTGTTCGACCTCCTTTCCGCCTATCGGGATGCTCTGAAACGCCTGCTGCCGCCGCCTCCGGTGGAATTCCGCACACCGCCCAAGAGCATCGAACAGCGCATCCAGGAAGTCCTCGCGCAGCTTGCGGACCACGGCTGGAAGCCTTTCGCAGGCCTGCTGGCCGACGCGCTGACCCGCGAAGAACTGGTGCTGACCTTCCTGGCCCTGCTGGAATTGGTGCGCACGGGGCGGATCAACCTGGTCCAGGTCGAGGCCTTCGGCGAGATCCGCGTGCAAGCGGCCTAG
- a CDS encoding SEL1-like repeat protein, which yields MAQKPPKDQRAKPVEADRTVRLPRKGLGLEKDEPTQALQMGAPAADSTLRLKRDEMSLEEPTVALKAGVPAADSTLRLKRDEMSLEEPTVALKAGAPAADSTLRLKRDEMSLEEPTVALKAGVPAADSTLRLNRDEMSLEEPTQALERPALRTAMEVIDEATKVETRQAKPSVMLPDATDIPSWEESTQFFTPPAGGHADSTLHLPRPLEPPPAAVDPSDSMDETFPNAPAAPKGQSSPPAPMEAANLMQVVEGPDLEEDTLVLPDLHELDELQNAMKSTTMMPVMEAPAAPEPPEPMEATTILHVEPAAEPAPMAKTMVMPVMEAPPAPEQPEPMEATTILHVEPAAEPAPMAKTMVMPVMEAPSAPEQPEPMEATTILHVEPAAEPAPAPMAKTMVMPVMEVPPAPEPPEPMEATTILHAEPAAEPAPAPMAKTMVMPVMEAPPAPEQPEPMEATTILHAEPAAEPAPAPRAKTMVMPMVEPPSAQEKPGPMEATTIMPVSAEDPSAYLTRQGQSPWPPSSKPVEQSPASTQLMSESLLSMAKEATSRDLDSALAPVPPEVTAMEDDSPLARASEPPAAHPPARPFGHAQDRTVDTSSGMAMTPSTVLMPVQPPLEPTAPIQRPAPAPTPMPSIAAEKPRPQASQPMPSGPAKPRPGEPVAAVVPPSVPGYPDRHVPAPPPPPRPQPKPAASPVKALSPAPLPMAAQAKAAGSSSKLWIPIAMGFLLLVIGGIYFAFFRTSLKTNLPLVALPNQGSEPSLPVPADMQGTLAQAKGGDSKAMHMLGVSFYYGLNVPQNKAEGLRWMRKSAEAGNEKAKSDLRQMESEGR from the coding sequence ATGGCCCAAAAACCCCCAAAAGACCAACGCGCCAAGCCCGTCGAGGCTGACCGCACTGTGCGCCTGCCCCGGAAAGGCCTGGGACTCGAGAAGGATGAACCCACCCAGGCGCTTCAAATGGGCGCGCCCGCGGCCGATTCCACGCTGCGGTTGAAGCGGGACGAGATGTCGTTGGAAGAGCCCACTGTGGCGCTGAAGGCCGGTGTGCCCGCCGCCGACTCGACCCTGCGGTTGAAGCGGGATGAGATGTCGCTGGAAGAGCCCACCGTGGCGCTGAAGGCCGGTGCGCCCGCCGCGGACTCGACCCTGCGGTTGAAACGGGATGAGATGTCGCTGGAAGAGCCCACCGTGGCGCTGAAGGCCGGCGTGCCCGCCGCGGACTCGACCCTGCGGCTGAACCGGGACGAGATGTCCCTGGAAGAGCCCACCCAGGCGCTGGAGCGGCCTGCGCTGCGGACCGCGATGGAAGTGATCGACGAGGCGACCAAGGTCGAAACGCGCCAGGCGAAGCCTTCGGTGATGCTGCCGGATGCCACGGATATCCCGTCCTGGGAAGAATCCACCCAGTTCTTCACGCCACCTGCCGGTGGCCACGCGGACTCGACGCTCCACCTGCCTCGTCCGCTGGAGCCCCCCCCGGCCGCGGTGGATCCCAGCGATTCCATGGATGAGACCTTCCCGAACGCTCCCGCGGCGCCCAAGGGCCAATCATCGCCACCCGCGCCCATGGAAGCGGCCAACCTGATGCAGGTAGTGGAAGGCCCGGACCTGGAAGAAGACACCCTGGTCCTGCCCGACCTGCACGAGCTGGATGAACTCCAGAACGCCATGAAATCCACCACGATGATGCCCGTGATGGAAGCGCCCGCGGCTCCGGAACCGCCCGAGCCCATGGAAGCCACCACCATCCTGCATGTGGAGCCAGCCGCCGAACCCGCGCCAATGGCGAAGACCATGGTGATGCCCGTGATGGAAGCGCCCCCAGCGCCGGAGCAACCCGAGCCCATGGAAGCCACCACCATCCTGCATGTGGAGCCAGCCGCCGAACCCGCGCCAATGGCGAAGACCATGGTGATGCCCGTGATGGAAGCGCCCTCGGCGCCGGAACAACCCGAGCCCATGGAAGCCACCACCATCCTGCATGTGGAGCCAGCCGCCGAACCCGCGCCCGCGCCCATGGCGAAGACCATGGTGATGCCCGTGATGGAAGTGCCGCCAGCGCCGGAACCGCCCGAGCCCATGGAAGCCACCACCATCCTGCACGCGGAGCCAGCCGCCGAACCCGCGCCCGCGCCCATGGCGAAGACCATGGTGATGCCCGTGATGGAAGCGCCCCCGGCGCCGGAACAACCCGAGCCCATGGAAGCCACCACCATCCTGCACGCGGAGCCTGCCGCTGAACCCGCGCCTGCGCCCAGGGCGAAGACCATGGTGATGCCGATGGTAGAACCGCCATCGGCTCAAGAAAAACCCGGGCCCATGGAAGCAACGACCATCATGCCCGTTTCCGCCGAGGATCCATCGGCCTACCTGACCCGTCAGGGCCAGTCCCCTTGGCCCCCATCTTCCAAACCGGTGGAGCAATCCCCGGCTTCCACCCAATTGATGTCCGAGTCTCTGCTTTCCATGGCCAAGGAGGCCACCAGCCGCGACCTTGATTCGGCCCTGGCCCCGGTGCCCCCGGAGGTCACGGCGATGGAAGATGATTCGCCGCTGGCCAGAGCCTCGGAACCGCCCGCTGCGCACCCCCCGGCGCGCCCCTTCGGCCACGCGCAGGACCGGACCGTTGACACCTCCTCGGGCATGGCGATGACCCCCTCCACGGTGCTCATGCCCGTTCAGCCCCCGCTGGAGCCCACGGCGCCCATCCAGCGCCCGGCACCCGCGCCCACGCCCATGCCATCAATAGCAGCCGAAAAGCCAAGGCCGCAGGCATCGCAGCCGATGCCATCCGGGCCCGCGAAACCCAGGCCTGGCGAACCTGTGGCGGCCGTCGTTCCGCCGTCGGTTCCGGGCTATCCCGACCGCCATGTGCCGGCCCCGCCCCCTCCCCCCAGGCCTCAGCCCAAACCCGCGGCCAGTCCTGTCAAGGCGCTCAGCCCGGCTCCCCTTCCGATGGCGGCGCAGGCCAAGGCCGCCGGAAGCTCCTCCAAGCTCTGGATTCCGATCGCCATGGGTTTTTTACTTTTGGTCATCGGCGGAATCTATTTCGCTTTTTTCAGGACTTCCCTGAAAACAAACCTGCCGCTGGTGGCCTTGCCCAACCAGGGCAGCGAACCCAGCCTGCCGGTCCCGGCGGATATGCAAGGCACCCTCGCCCAGGCCAAAGGCGGCGACAGCAAGGCCATGCACATGCTCGGGGTGAGCTTCTACTACGGCCTCAACGTGCCCCAGAACAAGGCCGAGGGCCTGCGTTGGATGCGCAAATCCGCCGAGGCGGGCAATGAAAAGGCCAAGAGCGATCTCCGCCAGATGGAGTCCGAGGGCCGCTGA